One Notolabrus celidotus isolate fNotCel1 chromosome 16, fNotCel1.pri, whole genome shotgun sequence DNA window includes the following coding sequences:
- the LOC117828141 gene encoding chitin synthase chs-2-like yields MFYQLFAITSAILAPATICLLIAGSLSFMLSLDASWALVLAIIPPIIYLILCFKLKTDTQIIIAAILSIIYAFLMLVVTMSIIGSMVKDQTILTPSSLFVVAMAIIYITTAIMHPQEVGLVFHGFLYIICIPSAYLLLTIYSMVNMNNVSWGTRETKPPPGAAQPAAVEPKSRRERAKSTCQRFFSWCKCCKKSNEYTVGRPVSVNQDTLITEPEPQPLNTIVDDTSIHERQMPVEPAFRPAQCWVEQLQGVSTDMQLREDSLDKDEEEFWIELQKKYLEPLQDDKERQKKIAQDLKDLRNKINFAFFMLNALWLVATFTLQIFGASFFIKIPKVNFELEETGDVQIDPIGFMFILGFATSVVIQFVAMLYHRIYTLVHYVAFMDTEPRQQRPTREEIYQEEKKIDGSSNDDIVSQAESDDWSDDEDEDEEDDGEDYYSQAMYDRSFAGGTMV; encoded by the exons ATGTTCTACCAGCTGTTTGCCATCACATCAGCCATCCTGGCCCCCGCCACCATCTGTCTCCTGATTGCAG GTAGCTTATCCTTCATGTTGAGCCTGGATGCCAGTTGGGCCCTGGTCCTGGCTATAATCCCCCCTATCATCTACCTGATTCTTTGCTTCAAACTCAAGACGGACACTCAGATCATTATTGCAGCTATTTTGAGCATCATATATGCCTTCCTCATGTTGGTGGTGACGATGTCCATTATTG GCTCAATGGTGAAAGACCAAACCATCCTGACGCCAAGCAGCCTTTTTGTCGTGGCGATGGCTATCATTTACATCACCACCGCGATAATGCACCCTCAAGAAGTCGGGCTGGTGTTTCACGGCTTCCTTTACATCATCTGCATCCCCAGCGCCTACCTCCTGCTCACCATCTACTCCATGGTGAACATGAACAACGTGTCCTGGGGCACCAGGGAGACAAAACCTCCTCCTGGAGCCGCCCAGCCTGCAGCCGTCGAACCAAAatcaagaagagagagag CCAAGAGCACCTGCCAACGTTTCTTCTCGTGGTGCAAATGCTGCAAGAAATCCAACGAGTACACCGTAGGCAGGCCGGTCAGCGTCAACCAGGATACTCTGATAACAGAGCCCGAGCCACAGCCCCTAAACACCATCGTGGATGACACATCAATCCACGAAAGGCAGAT GCCAGTGGAGCCAGCTTTCCGTCCCGCTCAAT GCTGGGTCGAGCAACTACAAGGAGTATCCACTGACATGCAGCTGCGAGAAGACTCCCTGGATAAg gatgaGGAAGAGTTCTGGATTGAGCTGCAGAAGAAATATCTGGAGCCGCTGCAAGAcgataaagagagacagaaaaagattgCCCAAGACCTGAAAGACCTGAGGAACAAA ATAAACTTCGCCTTCTTCATGTTGAACGCTCTCTGGCTGGTGGCGACATTTACCCTCCAGATCTTCGGAGCCTCCTTCTTCATCAAGATCCCAAAGGTGAACTTCGAACTGGAGGAAACCGGAGACGTACAAATTGATCCCATCGGCTTCATGTTCATTCTGGGGTTCGCGACGTCGGTTGTGATCCAGTTCGTCGCCATGCTGTATCACAG AATCTACACTCTAGTCCATTATGTGGCTTTCATGGACACAGAGCCCAGACAGCAAAGACCTACCAGAGAGGAAATCTACCAAGAGGAGAAAAAG ATTGACGGCTCATCCAACGATGACATCGTGTCCCAAGCGGAGTCTGATGACTGGTCGGACGATGAAGATGAGGACGAGGAGGATGACGGTGAAGACTATTACTCCCAAGCGATGTACGACAGAAGTTTCGCTGGAGGCACGATGGTGTGA